In the Nocardia asteroides genome, CATCGCGGGCGACGAGGAGACCATCGCCGCCGGGCTGCGCCGCTACGCCGAGGCGGGCGCCACCGACCTCTCCATCCGGCTGCTCCCGATCGGCGACGATCGGGACACGCTGGTGGCGTCCAAGCGCCGCACCAGGGAGATGATCGCGGTTCTCGCCCGCGAACTGCGCTGAGCGAGTGCGCCTTCCGGCGTCGACCTGCCCGAATGCGGATCGGTCGGCGCCGGGACGCGTGCACCGTCGTGCGGCCCCGGGGCGGGGAAGGGGCCGTCGGCGGGCCGCTCCCGCCGACAGCGGGCGCTGCTACTCGTAGTCGACCGTGATGTCGGCGGTGTCCGGCACGGCCTGGCAGGTGAGGATGTACCCCTCCTCGACCTCGTCCTCGGCCAGCGCCTCGTTCTGCCGCATGGTGGCGTGCCCCTCGGTCACCACGGCGATGCAGGTGGCGCAGTTGCCCTGTTCGCAGGAGAACGGCGGGCTGAGCCCCGCGCGCCTGGCGGTCTCGAGCAGCGTCTCGCCCGAACGCCGCGGCACCGCCGTCTTCCTGCCGTTCAGGATGACGGTCACGGTGCCGTCCGTCGGACCTGAAGAACTGGGACTCGCCATGAACATCCTCCTCCTGGTACGTATATTCTAATGCAAAGAGAATTACATTCTCACCTATGCGACGGGAACTTCCAAGATGGCGGCTGACGGGACGCTCCTCTTCGAGGATCGCGCCTACACCCGGCCCGAGCTGAGCGCGCTCGCGGCCGGGTTGGCGGCCGAGCTGGCGGCCCGCGGCGTCCGCGCGGGTGACCGGGTCGCGCTCATGTCCGGCAATCGCCCCGAGTTCGTGATCGCGGTGCTCGCGGTGTGGCGGCTACGCGCCGCGGTCGTGCTGCTGAGCCCGGCCTGGAAGGCGGGCGAGGTCGCGCACGCGCTGGCGATCACCGAGCCCGCGCACGCCGTCGGCGACAACGGTGAGCTGGCCGCGCGGCTGCCGATGCGGCACCTGGACGAGCCGATCACCCCGGCCGAAGCGGTGGACGCCGCGCCCGATCCGGACGCCGACGCGGTGCTGGTCTTCAGCTCGGGCACCACCGGGCTGCCGAAGGCGGTGCGGCACACGCACGGCTCGCTCGCGGTCGCGGTGCGGCAGTGGATCGAGGTGCTCGGGCTGACCGCCGCCGACCGGCTGCAGATCGCCACGCCGCCCTCGCACATCCTCGGGCTGCTCAATATCCTCACCGTGCTGGAGGCGGGCGCGAGCATGCGGCTGCACCGCCGGTTCGACCTGGACACCGTGCTCGGCACCATCGCCGCGGAGCGGATCACGGTGGAGATGGCGGTCGCGCCGATCGCGCTCGCCCTCGCCGCGCACCCGGAGCTGGAGCGCTACG is a window encoding:
- a CDS encoding class I adenylate-forming enzyme family protein, which produces MAADGTLLFEDRAYTRPELSALAAGLAAELAARGVRAGDRVALMSGNRPEFVIAVLAVWRLRAAVVLLSPAWKAGEVAHALAITEPAHAVGDNGELAARLPMRHLDEPITPAEAVDAAPDPDADAVLVFSSGTTGLPKAVRHTHGSLAVAVRQWIEVLGLTAADRLQIATPPSHILGLLNILTVLEAGASMRLHRRFDLDTVLGTIAAERITVEMAVAPIALALAAHPELERYDLSSLRYIMWGATPVTAEVAERVTARTGVPWLPAYGASELPVIACNPLTGARLDTVGRAAPGVEIRVAELGSGAPLPPGELGEIQCRAASIMAGYLPDSENASAFADGWYRTGDVGLVDADGWIRLTDRAKEMIKVRGFQVAPAEIEAVLHGHPQVHDCAVFGTPDERDGEAVVAAVRADGVTADELIALVGTHLAGYKRPRRVVFVPEIPRLPSGKVLRRVLEERYGRPTDQ
- a CDS encoding 2Fe-2S iron-sulfur cluster-binding protein, with the translated sequence MFMASPSSSGPTDGTVTVILNGRKTAVPRRSGETLLETARRAGLSPPFSCEQGNCATCIAVVTEGHATMRQNEALAEDEVEEGYILTCQAVPDTADITVDYE